GCCCTGGGGGATGGTGCTATTTCTCGTAAGCATAAGCTGCTCATGCACGCGGCGATCACCGCCAGCATGCATGATGTTGATGCGACCGCCATGCATCTGACGGGCGCATTGAAGGCTGGCGCTACGGAACAGGAAATTTATGAAACGGCAATAGCTGTTATCCCGGTAGCGGGAATGCCAGCGTTTGGAGCCTTTCTGATGGCATTGAAAAAAAGCAAAGAGTGAGACAATGGAACAAACTTTACCCAAAATCGGACTATTAGTCTGCAACAGCGGCAGCTCCAATAGCGGCACTTTGACCGGAATTGTTGCTTATGGCATGATCAAAGAATTTGATGGCATCGGTATTTTCTCGCTGCCAGCGCTGGCCAATCGGATCCCGAAACAAATTGCTTTGATTAAACAAGTGCCGCGACTGATCGT
This region of candidate division KSB1 bacterium genomic DNA includes:
- a CDS encoding carboxymuconolactone decarboxylase family protein: MNDKNRTLEDRLDSFKKEFGKILEPVAFLRDRDKALTDAFLTLHEIALGDGAISRKHKLLMHAAITASMHDVDATAMHLTGALKAGATEQEIYETAIAVIPVAGMPAFGAFLMALKKSKE
- a CDS encoding putative zinc-binding protein; amino-acid sequence: MEQTLPKIGLLVCNSGSSNSGTLTGIVAYGMIKEFDGIGIFSLPALANRIPKQIALIKQVPRLIVLDGCKNECARKIAEQLEIPYAVYLNLEADVGIEKMGPFTTMDYSVEELRKAREAVQKFIVDAV